From the genome of Podospora pseudoanserina strain CBS 124.78 chromosome 7 map unlocalized CBS124.78p_7.2, whole genome shotgun sequence, one region includes:
- a CDS encoding uncharacterized protein (EggNog:ENOG503P0TG; COG:S), translated as MSDKMSVDKKDPPKDDHSEVESMASSPEGEAPPNNAPAQAENQQPKRKGGRKPIYATSEERKQRNRQAQAAFRERRTEYIKQLEEAIRTHEQNLANLQAAHRHAADECLMLRYKNSLLERILLEKGIDVQAELRAKTGSPNLGPTHMPQNLVQPPPIQRAILNRHHARRSNSSIAPKLEPGAISPLPPPVHSHVSALSPKSRHTPSSHSASPTATTSFGSQHAASPATSDHMNGSVRPSMAPVNGMKAPPPPHLAPIHGLPGPRQMQIPGIHQPTNHARQNVTQSPAAFYPTPSFQNHIEQLGKLSHLFSLSPLQQEYDAAADMMDEGQEGPDTPNGGPGPYPGQPYTGEPQSMSLSSPVTTGPPGTQVIAGQSPIDSPAHTQQSAYPSMTQLLDPSYDFDPFGLSASMAFPTQFSFDTSNMR; from the exons ATGTCCGATAAGATGTCTGTCGACAAGAAAGATCCACCTAAAGACGACCACAGTGAAGTAGAGTCCATGGCGTCCAGCCCGGAAGGAGAGGCGCCTCCAAACAACGCCCCGGCCCAAGCCGAGAACCAGCAGCCCAAGCGAAAAGGGGGTCGCAAACCT ATCTATGCGACATCTGAGGAGAGAAAGCAGAGGAACCGTCAGGCCCAGGCTGCTTTTCGTGAGCGCAGAACCGAGTAcatcaagcagctcgaggaGGCCATCCGCACCCATGAGCAAAACCTGGCTAACCTCCAGGCTGCCCATCGCCATGCTGCCGACGAGTGCCTGATGTTGCGCTACAAGAACTCGCTTCTTGAGCGGATTCTGCTGGAAAAGGGTATTGACGTGCAAGCGGAGCTGCGTGCTAAAACTGGCAGTCCGAATCTTGGGCCGACTCACATGCCCCAGAACCTGGTTCAGCCGCCTCCGATCCAACGTGCTATCCTGAACCGCCACCATGCTCGCCGGTCCAACTCCAGCATCGCCCCGAAACTGGAGCCGGGAGCCATCTCGCCGCTGCCTCCTCCGGTTCACTCTCACGTCTCGGCACTGTCGCCCAAGAGTCGACACACGCCCTCGTCCCACTCGGCCTCGCCCACGGCGACAACCTCGTTTGGGTCTCAGCATGCTGCCTCACCAGCAACCTCTGACCACATGAACGGCTCTGTTCGGCCCTCGATGGCGCCAGTCAATGGTATGAAggcacctccgcctcctcatctggCCCCGATTCATGGTTTGCCAGGACCTCGCCAAATGCAAATACCCGGAATCCATCAGCCCACGAACCATGCGAGACAGAATGTGACGCAGAGTCCCGCCGCTTTCTACCCTACGCCATCGTTCCAGAATCATATTGAGCAGCTCGGCAAGTTGTCCcatctcttttctttgtccccCCTTC AACAGGAATATGATGCTGCAGCCGACATGATGGATGAAGGTCAGGAGGGTCCTGACACGCCCAACGGCGGCCCTGGACCCTACCCTGGTCAGCCCTACACTGGTGAGCCACAGTCCATGTCGCTATCATCGCCAGTCACGACGGGCCCCCCTGGGACCCAGGTCATTGCCGGCCAGTCGCCGATCGACAGCCCTGCTCACACCC